The Magnolia sinica isolate HGM2019 chromosome 9, MsV1, whole genome shotgun sequence genome contains a region encoding:
- the LOC131255169 gene encoding uncharacterized protein LOC131255169 codes for MARSDKYVDAEETRILREAAQSAKISAKESVRKEVDTAGGKKRKDDRPRDERRSGKRPDYKFSMYTLLNKPQKQVLMEIKGEGFINWPDKLQSNSNRRSKNKYFHYHRDHGHNTSDCYHLKEKIERLIREGCLRGHVERTGTTEERSGDNRPMEEIRTIVSGPRGRSDSNNAQKNHARSISRPMSEILILAQPLKERKKDKYCISFTDEDARGIHHPHNDALVVTLTIANRKVVHILVDTGSSVDVLFTQAFDKMGMERSALRPVHTSLIRFSGGQILSEGVISLLLTVENSLHQATMIVDFLIVDQPSV; via the coding sequence ATGGCTCGGTCAGATAAGTATGTGGACGCCGAAGAAACCCGAATCCTGCGCGAGGCCGCTCAAAGCGCAAAAATCTCAGCTAAAGAGTCAGTAAGAAAAGAAGTTGACACAGCTGGAGGTAAGAAGCGTAAGGATGATCGGCCTCGTGACGAACGTAGATCGGGTAAGAGGCCTGACTATAAATTCTCCATGTATACTCTTCTTAATAAGCCGCAAAagcaggtattgatggaaatcaagggCGAAGGATTCATCAACTGGCCAGATAAACTCCAAAGCAACTCGAATCGGCGGAGCAAGAATAAATACTTCCATTATCATCGCGACCATGGGCACAATACAAGTGACTGCTATCActtgaaagaaaaaattgaaagACTCATTCGAGAAGGTTGTCTCAGAGGGCACGTTGAAAGAACTGGGACAACGGAAGAACGTTCGGGTGACAACCGACCAATGGAGGAAATTCGAACTATTGTCAGTGGTCCTCGAGGCAGGAGCGATTCAAATAATGCTCAGAAAAATCATGCGAGGAGCATCAGTCGGCCTATGTCTGAGATCCTGATTTTAGCTCAGCCTTtaaaagagaggaaaaaggaTAAGTACTGCATATCTTTTACAGATGAAGACGCTCGGGGCATTCACCATCCGCATAATGACGCCTTAGTCGTCACCCTCACCATAGCAAACCGCAAGGTGGTCCATATTCTTGTTGATACAGGGTCATCTGTGGATGTATTATTTACTCaagcattcgacaaaatgggCATGGAACGATCGGCATTACGACCAGTTCACACCTCATTGATCAGATTCTCAGGTGGACAAATTCTCTCTGAAGGAGTCATCTCATTGCTACTCACTGTCGAAAATTCCCTGCATCAAGCGACAATGATAGTtgactttctgatagtcgaccAACCGTCAGTCTAA